A single window of Salminus brasiliensis chromosome 18, fSalBra1.hap2, whole genome shotgun sequence DNA harbors:
- the ssh2b gene encoding protein phosphatase Slingshot homolog 2b isoform X2, protein MALVTVQRSPTPSATSSPCVSESGSGEDDRRSQPRSISESFLTVKGAALFLPRGNGSSSSSSCSRATGQRSKHAGDLQQHLQTMFTLLRPEDNIRLAVRLESVHAQCTRYMVVVSTNGRQDTEESVVLGMDFNPSDSSCSIGLVLPLWSDTLIHLDGDGGFSVSTDNRIHVFKPVSVQAMWSALQSLHKACEVARCHNYFPGSLFLTWVSYYQSRVSSDQAHINEWNAMQDVQSHRADSPVLFSDVPTERERTERLIKTRLREIMMQKDLENVTSKEIRTELEIHMVCNLREFKEYIDNEMIVILGQMDSPTEIFEHVYLGSEWNASNLEELQNSGVKYILNVTREIDNFFPGLFEYHNIRVYDEEATDLLAYWNDTYKFISRAKKTGAKCLVHCKMGVSRSASTVIAYAMKEYGWDLEQAFEYVKERRAVTKPNPSFMRQLEEYQGILLASKQRHNKLWRSHSDSDLSEHHEPLVKTPAAQTLGRSNPRNQGGTQTSPSLHELLQALTPTSSFTVAKDQDESAEQEVPFSNGLRDSEESLAAEDPPLLPRPWAATVVPEVQPDVAEAVSVGRPHPPASLHNLASSSRIHSDVETEQVTCEQHEASSLTPEERCGTQVSRTESIRSKTPEPSKQAPDSSSAAGLPTQVPHHHGQEFSQQVPDTDIDCAGLGHTSDDDHHHPSATLQEADICTSLPSPLSTDRIDFFSAREKFLGLSQEGQTVQQTPRDKSPSQESKLLLPEEPVKGEEDQKKESCSVSVYDVTSDVISELEHSVTPPPPPTSQPVSSSFREEEELIKSTPEGAEMEKAELEEAAQTDWPKGTVRRATRQLEQKMKQEVPSSTLLSCAPGCPPHRSTAGTSGKERPEDTPSHTDLTPDPSTVSAHHHQPESVVEEKMEREEPSPAEEEMGKGGEIRLREEEFGHTGFSEEHVSLLHSRQSHSTPSSSSPAVVLHLDGVTEKETSTDRPSEPRLAVDMRETWETLKELGAFLCQVSRRSDKRLNQPWAGKEQRKGRSVRDRAKEVEAKIRQAGLTPPSLIKRSASLAKLGSLELSANDLSELERSSFSVSPPTTSKPRPQSFTEDTSKKKRVVPRRTPSLPSPCTSYPSSTGSHSDKTLEDQQTGEGGSSDSDEAPAPLPVSPPPNQCWRQGRAPDPLYAPGATPALISVATRQQYGRTHPLRRLKKRTLNFPYHTM, encoded by the exons CATCAGCGAGAGCTTCCTAACGGTGAAAGGTGCTGCGCTCTTCCTCCCGAGAGGAAATggttcctcctcttcctcctcctgctcaCGAGCAACAGGACAGCGCAGCAAACATGCAG ggGATCTTCAGCAGCACCTGCAGACCATGTTCACACTGCTGCGGCCAGAGGATAACATCCGCCTG GCTGTGCGGTTGGAGAGTGTGCACGCTCAGTGCACACGCTACATGGTCGTAGTGTCCACAAACGGGCGGCAAGACACTGAGGAGAGTGTGGTGCTGGGCATGGACTTTAATCCCTCAGACAG TTCATGTTCTATAGGCCTGGTGCTTCCTCTGTGGAGTGACACACTGATCCATTTAGATGGAGATGG GGGATTTAGTGTGTCCACAGATAACAGGATCCATGTTTTTAAACCGGTATCTGTCCAGGCCATGTG GTCTGCCCTGCAGTCCCTGCACAAGGCTTGTGAGGTGGCGCGCTGCCATAATTACTTCCCTGGCAGTCTGTTCCTCACCTGGGTCAGCTACTACCAGAGCCGCGTGTCCTCCGACCAGGCCCACATCAACGAGTGGAATGCCATGCAGGACGTGCAGTCACACCGGGCCGACTCTCCCGTGCTCTTCTCCGATGT GccaacagagcgagagagaacagAGCGACTGATCAAGACTCGTCTGAGGGAGATCATGATGCAGAAAGATCTGGAGAATGTCACCTCAAAAGAG ATCCGCACAGAGCTGGAGATCCACATGGTGTGTAACCTGCGAGAATTTAAAGAGTACATTGATAATGAGATGATCGTCATCCTTGGTCAGATGGATAGCCCCACTGAGATCTTCGAACATGTGTACCTG GGTTCGGAGTGGAATGCGTCTAATCTAGAGGAGTTACAAAACAGCGG GGTAAAGTACATCCTAAATGTGACCCGGGAGATTGACAACTTCTTCCCAGGTCTGTTTGAGTACCACAACATCCGTGTTTATGATGAGGAGGCCACAGACCTTCTAGCCTACTGGAACGACACCTACAAGTTCATCTCCAGAGCGAA GAAAACAGGGGCCAAGTGTCTGGTACACTGTAAGATGGGCGTGAGCCGTTCTGCCTCCACTGTGATTGCCTACGCCATGAAGGAGTACGGCTGGGACCTGGAGCAGGCCTTTGAATATGTCAAGGAGCGCCGGGCCGTTACCAAGCCTAACCCTTCATTCATGAGGCAGCTAGAGGAGTACCAGGGCATCCTATTGGCGAG CAAGCAAAGGCATAACAAGTTGTGGCGTTCCCATTCAGACAGCGACCTGTCCGAGCACCACGAGCCACTGGTTAAGACCCCTGCAGCACAAACGCTGGGCCGCTCCAACCCCCGCAACCAAGGCGGCACCCAGACCTCACCCTCACTCCATGAGCTGCTCCAGGCGCTTACGCCCACCTCCTCCTTTACTGTGGCAAAAGACCAGGACGAGTCTGCAGAGCAGGAGGTCCCCTTTTCCAATGGCTTGAGAGACTCTGAGGAAAGCCTAGCTGCAGAGGACCCTCCATTGCTCCCTAGACCCTGGGCAGCCACAGTGGTACCAGAGGTCCAGCCCGACGTTGCAGAGGCGGTATCAGTGGGCCGCCCTCACCCACCTGCTTCTCTCCATAACCTGGCCTCATCCTCCAGAATTCACTCAGACGTAGAGACAGAACAGGTCACCTGTGAACAGCATGAAGCTTCCTCTCTTACACCTGAGGAGAGATGTGGTACCCAGGTATCCAGAACGGAGTCAATCAGAAGTAAAACCCCAGAGCCAAGCAAGCAAGCCCCCGACTCCTCCTCAGCAGCAGGGCTGCCCACACAGGTGCCTCACCATCATGGGCAAGAATTCAGCCAGCAAGTGCCTGACACAGACATAGACTGTGCAGGTCTAGGTCACACCAGCGATGATGACCACCATCACCCCAGTGCCACATTACAGGAAGCAGATATCTGTACTTCTCTTCCGTCACCTCTAAGCACAGACCGCATTGACTTCTTCAGTGCCAGAGAAAAATTCCTTGGCCTCTCTCAGGAGGGGCAAACAGTACAGCAGACACCCCGAGACAAAAGTCCCAGCCAGGAGTCAAAGCTGCTGCTTCCTGAGGAGCCTGTTAAAGGAGAGGAGGACCAAAAAAAG GAGAGCTGCAGTGTCTCAGTTTATGACGTAACCTCAGACGTAATCTCAGAGCTGGAGCACAGTGTaactcctccccctcctcctacCAGCCAGCCTGTTTCCAGCAGCttcagggaggaggaggagttaaTCAAAAGCACACCGGAAGGAGCTGAAATGGAGAAGGCAGAGCTTGAGGAGGCAGCGCAAACCGATTGGCCAAAGGGTACAGTGCGGCGAGCCACCAGGCAGCTAGAACAGAAGATGAAGCAAGAGGTTCCCTCGTCTACGCTGCTATCATGTGCTCCCGGGTGTCCTCCGCACCGCTCCACTGCCGGCACCAGCGGCAAAGAGAGACCTGAGGACACTCCATCTCATACAGACCTCACTCCTGATCCAAGCACTGTGTCAGCCCACCACCATCAGCCTGAGAGCGTTGTGGAGGAGAAGATGGAAAGGGAGGAGCCTTCTCCTGCGGAGGAGGAGATGGGAAAAGGGGGCGAAATAAGACTCAGGGAAGAAGAGTTTGGACACACTGGATTTTCAGAGGAGCACGTGAGCCTCTTGCACTCAAGGCAAAGCCATTCCACTCCATCCAGCTCTTCTCCGGCAGTGGTTCTCCATCTAGATGGAGTCACGGAAAAGGAGACTAGCACTGACCGCCCTTCAGAACCTCGTCTGGCAGTGGATATGAGGGAGACATGGGAGACGCTGAAAGAGCTGGGGGCATTTCTCTGCCAAGTGAGCAGGAGATCAGACAAGAGACTCAACCAGCCGTGGGCCGGGAAAGAACAGAGGAAGGGACGGAGCGTTCGAGACCGGGCCAAAGAGGTAGAGGCCAAGATCCGCCAAGCCGGCCTGACCCCGCCCTCGCTGATAAAGCGCTCAGCTTCGTTAGCAAAGCTAGGTTCCCTGGAACTGTCCGCTAACGATCTGAGCGAGCTGGAGCGGAGTTCTTTCTCTGTGTCCCCGCCCACCACCTCTAAGCCACGCCCTCAATCTTTTACAGAAGATACCTCAAAAAAGAAGCGTGTTGTGCCTCGACGCAcgccctccctcccctccccctgCACGTCGTATCCCTCTTCGACTGGATCACACTCGGATAAAACATTAGAGGACCAACAGACTGGAGAAGGAGGGAGCAGTGACAGTGACGAGGCCCCCGCGCCACTTCCAGTCTCCCCACCGCCCAATCAGTGCTGGAGGCAGGGGAGAGCACCAGACCCGTTGTACGCTCCCGGGGCGACCCCTGCATTGATATCTGTGGCAACCCGGCAACAGTATGGGAGAACACACCCCTTAAGGAGGCTGAAAAAACGAACCTTGAACTTTCCctaccacaccatgtga
- the ssh2b gene encoding protein phosphatase Slingshot homolog 2b isoform X1 produces the protein MALVTVQRSPTPSATSSPCVSESGSGEDDRRSQPRSISESFLTVKGAALFLPRGNGSSSSSSCSRATGQRSKHAGDLQQHLQTMFTLLRPEDNIRLAVRLESVHAQCTRYMVVVSTNGRQDTEESVVLGMDFNPSDSSCSIGLVLPLWSDTLIHLDGDGGFSVSTDNRIHVFKPVSVQAMWSALQSLHKACEVARCHNYFPGSLFLTWVSYYQSRVSSDQAHINEWNAMQDVQSHRADSPVLFSDVRPTERERTERLIKTRLREIMMQKDLENVTSKEIRTELEIHMVCNLREFKEYIDNEMIVILGQMDSPTEIFEHVYLGSEWNASNLEELQNSGVKYILNVTREIDNFFPGLFEYHNIRVYDEEATDLLAYWNDTYKFISRAKKTGAKCLVHCKMGVSRSASTVIAYAMKEYGWDLEQAFEYVKERRAVTKPNPSFMRQLEEYQGILLASKQRHNKLWRSHSDSDLSEHHEPLVKTPAAQTLGRSNPRNQGGTQTSPSLHELLQALTPTSSFTVAKDQDESAEQEVPFSNGLRDSEESLAAEDPPLLPRPWAATVVPEVQPDVAEAVSVGRPHPPASLHNLASSSRIHSDVETEQVTCEQHEASSLTPEERCGTQVSRTESIRSKTPEPSKQAPDSSSAAGLPTQVPHHHGQEFSQQVPDTDIDCAGLGHTSDDDHHHPSATLQEADICTSLPSPLSTDRIDFFSAREKFLGLSQEGQTVQQTPRDKSPSQESKLLLPEEPVKGEEDQKKESCSVSVYDVTSDVISELEHSVTPPPPPTSQPVSSSFREEEELIKSTPEGAEMEKAELEEAAQTDWPKGTVRRATRQLEQKMKQEVPSSTLLSCAPGCPPHRSTAGTSGKERPEDTPSHTDLTPDPSTVSAHHHQPESVVEEKMEREEPSPAEEEMGKGGEIRLREEEFGHTGFSEEHVSLLHSRQSHSTPSSSSPAVVLHLDGVTEKETSTDRPSEPRLAVDMRETWETLKELGAFLCQVSRRSDKRLNQPWAGKEQRKGRSVRDRAKEVEAKIRQAGLTPPSLIKRSASLAKLGSLELSANDLSELERSSFSVSPPTTSKPRPQSFTEDTSKKKRVVPRRTPSLPSPCTSYPSSTGSHSDKTLEDQQTGEGGSSDSDEAPAPLPVSPPPNQCWRQGRAPDPLYAPGATPALISVATRQQYGRTHPLRRLKKRTLNFPYHTM, from the exons CATCAGCGAGAGCTTCCTAACGGTGAAAGGTGCTGCGCTCTTCCTCCCGAGAGGAAATggttcctcctcttcctcctcctgctcaCGAGCAACAGGACAGCGCAGCAAACATGCAG ggGATCTTCAGCAGCACCTGCAGACCATGTTCACACTGCTGCGGCCAGAGGATAACATCCGCCTG GCTGTGCGGTTGGAGAGTGTGCACGCTCAGTGCACACGCTACATGGTCGTAGTGTCCACAAACGGGCGGCAAGACACTGAGGAGAGTGTGGTGCTGGGCATGGACTTTAATCCCTCAGACAG TTCATGTTCTATAGGCCTGGTGCTTCCTCTGTGGAGTGACACACTGATCCATTTAGATGGAGATGG GGGATTTAGTGTGTCCACAGATAACAGGATCCATGTTTTTAAACCGGTATCTGTCCAGGCCATGTG GTCTGCCCTGCAGTCCCTGCACAAGGCTTGTGAGGTGGCGCGCTGCCATAATTACTTCCCTGGCAGTCTGTTCCTCACCTGGGTCAGCTACTACCAGAGCCGCGTGTCCTCCGACCAGGCCCACATCAACGAGTGGAATGCCATGCAGGACGTGCAGTCACACCGGGCCGACTCTCCCGTGCTCTTCTCCGATGT CAGGccaacagagcgagagagaacagAGCGACTGATCAAGACTCGTCTGAGGGAGATCATGATGCAGAAAGATCTGGAGAATGTCACCTCAAAAGAG ATCCGCACAGAGCTGGAGATCCACATGGTGTGTAACCTGCGAGAATTTAAAGAGTACATTGATAATGAGATGATCGTCATCCTTGGTCAGATGGATAGCCCCACTGAGATCTTCGAACATGTGTACCTG GGTTCGGAGTGGAATGCGTCTAATCTAGAGGAGTTACAAAACAGCGG GGTAAAGTACATCCTAAATGTGACCCGGGAGATTGACAACTTCTTCCCAGGTCTGTTTGAGTACCACAACATCCGTGTTTATGATGAGGAGGCCACAGACCTTCTAGCCTACTGGAACGACACCTACAAGTTCATCTCCAGAGCGAA GAAAACAGGGGCCAAGTGTCTGGTACACTGTAAGATGGGCGTGAGCCGTTCTGCCTCCACTGTGATTGCCTACGCCATGAAGGAGTACGGCTGGGACCTGGAGCAGGCCTTTGAATATGTCAAGGAGCGCCGGGCCGTTACCAAGCCTAACCCTTCATTCATGAGGCAGCTAGAGGAGTACCAGGGCATCCTATTGGCGAG CAAGCAAAGGCATAACAAGTTGTGGCGTTCCCATTCAGACAGCGACCTGTCCGAGCACCACGAGCCACTGGTTAAGACCCCTGCAGCACAAACGCTGGGCCGCTCCAACCCCCGCAACCAAGGCGGCACCCAGACCTCACCCTCACTCCATGAGCTGCTCCAGGCGCTTACGCCCACCTCCTCCTTTACTGTGGCAAAAGACCAGGACGAGTCTGCAGAGCAGGAGGTCCCCTTTTCCAATGGCTTGAGAGACTCTGAGGAAAGCCTAGCTGCAGAGGACCCTCCATTGCTCCCTAGACCCTGGGCAGCCACAGTGGTACCAGAGGTCCAGCCCGACGTTGCAGAGGCGGTATCAGTGGGCCGCCCTCACCCACCTGCTTCTCTCCATAACCTGGCCTCATCCTCCAGAATTCACTCAGACGTAGAGACAGAACAGGTCACCTGTGAACAGCATGAAGCTTCCTCTCTTACACCTGAGGAGAGATGTGGTACCCAGGTATCCAGAACGGAGTCAATCAGAAGTAAAACCCCAGAGCCAAGCAAGCAAGCCCCCGACTCCTCCTCAGCAGCAGGGCTGCCCACACAGGTGCCTCACCATCATGGGCAAGAATTCAGCCAGCAAGTGCCTGACACAGACATAGACTGTGCAGGTCTAGGTCACACCAGCGATGATGACCACCATCACCCCAGTGCCACATTACAGGAAGCAGATATCTGTACTTCTCTTCCGTCACCTCTAAGCACAGACCGCATTGACTTCTTCAGTGCCAGAGAAAAATTCCTTGGCCTCTCTCAGGAGGGGCAAACAGTACAGCAGACACCCCGAGACAAAAGTCCCAGCCAGGAGTCAAAGCTGCTGCTTCCTGAGGAGCCTGTTAAAGGAGAGGAGGACCAAAAAAAG GAGAGCTGCAGTGTCTCAGTTTATGACGTAACCTCAGACGTAATCTCAGAGCTGGAGCACAGTGTaactcctccccctcctcctacCAGCCAGCCTGTTTCCAGCAGCttcagggaggaggaggagttaaTCAAAAGCACACCGGAAGGAGCTGAAATGGAGAAGGCAGAGCTTGAGGAGGCAGCGCAAACCGATTGGCCAAAGGGTACAGTGCGGCGAGCCACCAGGCAGCTAGAACAGAAGATGAAGCAAGAGGTTCCCTCGTCTACGCTGCTATCATGTGCTCCCGGGTGTCCTCCGCACCGCTCCACTGCCGGCACCAGCGGCAAAGAGAGACCTGAGGACACTCCATCTCATACAGACCTCACTCCTGATCCAAGCACTGTGTCAGCCCACCACCATCAGCCTGAGAGCGTTGTGGAGGAGAAGATGGAAAGGGAGGAGCCTTCTCCTGCGGAGGAGGAGATGGGAAAAGGGGGCGAAATAAGACTCAGGGAAGAAGAGTTTGGACACACTGGATTTTCAGAGGAGCACGTGAGCCTCTTGCACTCAAGGCAAAGCCATTCCACTCCATCCAGCTCTTCTCCGGCAGTGGTTCTCCATCTAGATGGAGTCACGGAAAAGGAGACTAGCACTGACCGCCCTTCAGAACCTCGTCTGGCAGTGGATATGAGGGAGACATGGGAGACGCTGAAAGAGCTGGGGGCATTTCTCTGCCAAGTGAGCAGGAGATCAGACAAGAGACTCAACCAGCCGTGGGCCGGGAAAGAACAGAGGAAGGGACGGAGCGTTCGAGACCGGGCCAAAGAGGTAGAGGCCAAGATCCGCCAAGCCGGCCTGACCCCGCCCTCGCTGATAAAGCGCTCAGCTTCGTTAGCAAAGCTAGGTTCCCTGGAACTGTCCGCTAACGATCTGAGCGAGCTGGAGCGGAGTTCTTTCTCTGTGTCCCCGCCCACCACCTCTAAGCCACGCCCTCAATCTTTTACAGAAGATACCTCAAAAAAGAAGCGTGTTGTGCCTCGACGCAcgccctccctcccctccccctgCACGTCGTATCCCTCTTCGACTGGATCACACTCGGATAAAACATTAGAGGACCAACAGACTGGAGAAGGAGGGAGCAGTGACAGTGACGAGGCCCCCGCGCCACTTCCAGTCTCCCCACCGCCCAATCAGTGCTGGAGGCAGGGGAGAGCACCAGACCCGTTGTACGCTCCCGGGGCGACCCCTGCATTGATATCTGTGGCAACCCGGCAACAGTATGGGAGAACACACCCCTTAAGGAGGCTGAAAAAACGAACCTTGAACTTTCCctaccacaccatgtga
- the ssh2b gene encoding protein phosphatase Slingshot homolog 2b isoform X4, which yields MTRGGVSSATRPALACRYGSGAMPCLVSHNRINRLISESFLTVKGAALFLPRGNGSSSSSSCSRATGQRSKHAGDLQQHLQTMFTLLRPEDNIRLAVRLESVHAQCTRYMVVVSTNGRQDTEESVVLGMDFNPSDSSCSIGLVLPLWSDTLIHLDGDGGFSVSTDNRIHVFKPVSVQAMWSALQSLHKACEVARCHNYFPGSLFLTWVSYYQSRVSSDQAHINEWNAMQDVQSHRADSPVLFSDVPTERERTERLIKTRLREIMMQKDLENVTSKEIRTELEIHMVCNLREFKEYIDNEMIVILGQMDSPTEIFEHVYLGSEWNASNLEELQNSGVKYILNVTREIDNFFPGLFEYHNIRVYDEEATDLLAYWNDTYKFISRAKKTGAKCLVHCKMGVSRSASTVIAYAMKEYGWDLEQAFEYVKERRAVTKPNPSFMRQLEEYQGILLASKQRHNKLWRSHSDSDLSEHHEPLVKTPAAQTLGRSNPRNQGGTQTSPSLHELLQALTPTSSFTVAKDQDESAEQEVPFSNGLRDSEESLAAEDPPLLPRPWAATVVPEVQPDVAEAVSVGRPHPPASLHNLASSSRIHSDVETEQVTCEQHEASSLTPEERCGTQVSRTESIRSKTPEPSKQAPDSSSAAGLPTQVPHHHGQEFSQQVPDTDIDCAGLGHTSDDDHHHPSATLQEADICTSLPSPLSTDRIDFFSAREKFLGLSQEGQTVQQTPRDKSPSQESKLLLPEEPVKGEEDQKKESCSVSVYDVTSDVISELEHSVTPPPPPTSQPVSSSFREEEELIKSTPEGAEMEKAELEEAAQTDWPKGTVRRATRQLEQKMKQEVPSSTLLSCAPGCPPHRSTAGTSGKERPEDTPSHTDLTPDPSTVSAHHHQPESVVEEKMEREEPSPAEEEMGKGGEIRLREEEFGHTGFSEEHVSLLHSRQSHSTPSSSSPAVVLHLDGVTEKETSTDRPSEPRLAVDMRETWETLKELGAFLCQVSRRSDKRLNQPWAGKEQRKGRSVRDRAKEVEAKIRQAGLTPPSLIKRSASLAKLGSLELSANDLSELERSSFSVSPPTTSKPRPQSFTEDTSKKKRVVPRRTPSLPSPCTSYPSSTGSHSDKTLEDQQTGEGGSSDSDEAPAPLPVSPPPNQCWRQGRAPDPLYAPGATPALISVATRQQYGRTHPLRRLKKRTLNFPYHTM from the exons CATCAGCGAGAGCTTCCTAACGGTGAAAGGTGCTGCGCTCTTCCTCCCGAGAGGAAATggttcctcctcttcctcctcctgctcaCGAGCAACAGGACAGCGCAGCAAACATGCAG ggGATCTTCAGCAGCACCTGCAGACCATGTTCACACTGCTGCGGCCAGAGGATAACATCCGCCTG GCTGTGCGGTTGGAGAGTGTGCACGCTCAGTGCACACGCTACATGGTCGTAGTGTCCACAAACGGGCGGCAAGACACTGAGGAGAGTGTGGTGCTGGGCATGGACTTTAATCCCTCAGACAG TTCATGTTCTATAGGCCTGGTGCTTCCTCTGTGGAGTGACACACTGATCCATTTAGATGGAGATGG GGGATTTAGTGTGTCCACAGATAACAGGATCCATGTTTTTAAACCGGTATCTGTCCAGGCCATGTG GTCTGCCCTGCAGTCCCTGCACAAGGCTTGTGAGGTGGCGCGCTGCCATAATTACTTCCCTGGCAGTCTGTTCCTCACCTGGGTCAGCTACTACCAGAGCCGCGTGTCCTCCGACCAGGCCCACATCAACGAGTGGAATGCCATGCAGGACGTGCAGTCACACCGGGCCGACTCTCCCGTGCTCTTCTCCGATGT GccaacagagcgagagagaacagAGCGACTGATCAAGACTCGTCTGAGGGAGATCATGATGCAGAAAGATCTGGAGAATGTCACCTCAAAAGAG ATCCGCACAGAGCTGGAGATCCACATGGTGTGTAACCTGCGAGAATTTAAAGAGTACATTGATAATGAGATGATCGTCATCCTTGGTCAGATGGATAGCCCCACTGAGATCTTCGAACATGTGTACCTG GGTTCGGAGTGGAATGCGTCTAATCTAGAGGAGTTACAAAACAGCGG GGTAAAGTACATCCTAAATGTGACCCGGGAGATTGACAACTTCTTCCCAGGTCTGTTTGAGTACCACAACATCCGTGTTTATGATGAGGAGGCCACAGACCTTCTAGCCTACTGGAACGACACCTACAAGTTCATCTCCAGAGCGAA GAAAACAGGGGCCAAGTGTCTGGTACACTGTAAGATGGGCGTGAGCCGTTCTGCCTCCACTGTGATTGCCTACGCCATGAAGGAGTACGGCTGGGACCTGGAGCAGGCCTTTGAATATGTCAAGGAGCGCCGGGCCGTTACCAAGCCTAACCCTTCATTCATGAGGCAGCTAGAGGAGTACCAGGGCATCCTATTGGCGAG CAAGCAAAGGCATAACAAGTTGTGGCGTTCCCATTCAGACAGCGACCTGTCCGAGCACCACGAGCCACTGGTTAAGACCCCTGCAGCACAAACGCTGGGCCGCTCCAACCCCCGCAACCAAGGCGGCACCCAGACCTCACCCTCACTCCATGAGCTGCTCCAGGCGCTTACGCCCACCTCCTCCTTTACTGTGGCAAAAGACCAGGACGAGTCTGCAGAGCAGGAGGTCCCCTTTTCCAATGGCTTGAGAGACTCTGAGGAAAGCCTAGCTGCAGAGGACCCTCCATTGCTCCCTAGACCCTGGGCAGCCACAGTGGTACCAGAGGTCCAGCCCGACGTTGCAGAGGCGGTATCAGTGGGCCGCCCTCACCCACCTGCTTCTCTCCATAACCTGGCCTCATCCTCCAGAATTCACTCAGACGTAGAGACAGAACAGGTCACCTGTGAACAGCATGAAGCTTCCTCTCTTACACCTGAGGAGAGATGTGGTACCCAGGTATCCAGAACGGAGTCAATCAGAAGTAAAACCCCAGAGCCAAGCAAGCAAGCCCCCGACTCCTCCTCAGCAGCAGGGCTGCCCACACAGGTGCCTCACCATCATGGGCAAGAATTCAGCCAGCAAGTGCCTGACACAGACATAGACTGTGCAGGTCTAGGTCACACCAGCGATGATGACCACCATCACCCCAGTGCCACATTACAGGAAGCAGATATCTGTACTTCTCTTCCGTCACCTCTAAGCACAGACCGCATTGACTTCTTCAGTGCCAGAGAAAAATTCCTTGGCCTCTCTCAGGAGGGGCAAACAGTACAGCAGACACCCCGAGACAAAAGTCCCAGCCAGGAGTCAAAGCTGCTGCTTCCTGAGGAGCCTGTTAAAGGAGAGGAGGACCAAAAAAAG GAGAGCTGCAGTGTCTCAGTTTATGACGTAACCTCAGACGTAATCTCAGAGCTGGAGCACAGTGTaactcctccccctcctcctacCAGCCAGCCTGTTTCCAGCAGCttcagggaggaggaggagttaaTCAAAAGCACACCGGAAGGAGCTGAAATGGAGAAGGCAGAGCTTGAGGAGGCAGCGCAAACCGATTGGCCAAAGGGTACAGTGCGGCGAGCCACCAGGCAGCTAGAACAGAAGATGAAGCAAGAGGTTCCCTCGTCTACGCTGCTATCATGTGCTCCCGGGTGTCCTCCGCACCGCTCCACTGCCGGCACCAGCGGCAAAGAGAGACCTGAGGACACTCCATCTCATACAGACCTCACTCCTGATCCAAGCACTGTGTCAGCCCACCACCATCAGCCTGAGAGCGTTGTGGAGGAGAAGATGGAAAGGGAGGAGCCTTCTCCTGCGGAGGAGGAGATGGGAAAAGGGGGCGAAATAAGACTCAGGGAAGAAGAGTTTGGACACACTGGATTTTCAGAGGAGCACGTGAGCCTCTTGCACTCAAGGCAAAGCCATTCCACTCCATCCAGCTCTTCTCCGGCAGTGGTTCTCCATCTAGATGGAGTCACGGAAAAGGAGACTAGCACTGACCGCCCTTCAGAACCTCGTCTGGCAGTGGATATGAGGGAGACATGGGAGACGCTGAAAGAGCTGGGGGCATTTCTCTGCCAAGTGAGCAGGAGATCAGACAAGAGACTCAACCAGCCGTGGGCCGGGAAAGAACAGAGGAAGGGACGGAGCGTTCGAGACCGGGCCAAAGAGGTAGAGGCCAAGATCCGCCAAGCCGGCCTGACCCCGCCCTCGCTGATAAAGCGCTCAGCTTCGTTAGCAAAGCTAGGTTCCCTGGAACTGTCCGCTAACGATCTGAGCGAGCTGGAGCGGAGTTCTTTCTCTGTGTCCCCGCCCACCACCTCTAAGCCACGCCCTCAATCTTTTACAGAAGATACCTCAAAAAAGAAGCGTGTTGTGCCTCGACGCAcgccctccctcccctccccctgCACGTCGTATCCCTCTTCGACTGGATCACACTCGGATAAAACATTAGAGGACCAACAGACTGGAGAAGGAGGGAGCAGTGACAGTGACGAGGCCCCCGCGCCACTTCCAGTCTCCCCACCGCCCAATCAGTGCTGGAGGCAGGGGAGAGCACCAGACCCGTTGTACGCTCCCGGGGCGACCCCTGCATTGATATCTGTGGCAACCCGGCAACAGTATGGGAGAACACACCCCTTAAGGAGGCTGAAAAAACGAACCTTGAACTTTCCctaccacaccatgtga